CGCACAGAGACGCGGGCCCGAAGCGGCTTGCGGTCTCCCGCAAGCGGCATCGCTTTCACCGGCCGCCTTGTGGTGGTTTGCCTGTTGCTTGCGGGCTTCCTGGGTGTGGGCTCCGCAGTGGCGCAGACAGCGCAGCAACAGCCCATAATTCTTCGCGTAGGGGGCGGAAGCGCTACGCTTAGCCTTACAAGTGAAGGCGCCTCCTCCGCCACCGGAGTCCATCATTACGTGCTTAACGATGGAGACGGTGTCACCCCCTCGAGTCACACCAATTTCGTCGCGGGTACGCATGCCCATGTGGTAGTTAATAGCGACAACCTGACCGTTACTCCACTTTCGGCGGGCAAAGTCAAACTGGCTTTGGCTCCGAATCCTGATCAGGACCTTACCACCGGAGCAGACGGTACTAATAACGGTACGCCCATCGAGTTCGAAATCATGTCGAGTGGTTCTCCGTATCTCATGGGCACCAGTGACGATAATGACGCCACGGGGTACAACGAGGAAGTAACCGCTCCGCATGTGCACAGCACGGTGATGTTGACGGTGAGAGACAAGCCGTCCATGCAGATCAAGGATATCGACGATCTTTTCAACGATCCCAATGACATCACCCTTGCATACAGCGTCAAGGCGGATCCGGTGAAGAAGGCTAAAAACTGGAAAGCGGTTGAAGCAGATGGTGCCTCTCCCAGTTCGGACATGATCGACGTAGCCGTTGTAACCGCAACGCTAAGCGGTACGACGTTGACCATTGCCCTTACAGGCGATGCGCGTGCAGATGATGCGACCAAGGTGTGGTTGATAGCGACGGACTCCCGGGGCGAATACGCCAGGTTGCAGATCGACCTGGGCGCGGTGGAGGCAGCGCAGAATTATTACGTCAATGACAATAAGGAAGACGACAAGATATATCGTGAGAACGATACCTCTACCACGGCTGATTTGTCGGAGATCAATTTGGCGAATGGATTTTCTATGGGTGAGAACACCCAGGCTGTATACTATTCTGTCGTCGCCAAAGCTGATAACAGCGCGTACGTGACGGATGCAAACGACGCCTCGTATACCATTGTCGCCCCGGCTTTGGTTGCGTCCGTCACGCAGACCGGGGACGATCCGGACGCTCCGGGTCCCACTGCCACGTTCGATATAACCGACATCCGTTCGACGGGCAAGGTTGAGGTCACGGTGAGTGCTACGAACCAGTACAAATGTGCTGACGGGTTTGATGGTACTCCTGTTTCGTTTGTAGCTGATGCGTGCACGCAAGATAAAAACGATGATGGCGATACCAATGATGAGGGTGAAAGTATAGCCAGCGAGCCGGATTACTCCATGGGCGCATCGTATTCGTTCACGATTACGGTGATCACCAAAACGACGCCCAAGCCTACGGATAATGACATTGAGGAGGTTGAACTGGTTGCCGACGGCGATCCGGAGATGGTGAATCTGGCGGATCTCGATGCCGATAAGGCCGACGCCCAGGCAGCCTTCGAAGATGCTACGGAAGGCGGGTTGACCTACACGGTGGAACTGGATAAGCCGATCGCCATGGCCAGCGTGGACGGTTCCGTGATCACGTTTGCCCCGGTTTGGCATGGCGAAAAGGATGCCAAAACGGCCAAGGCGACGGTTACGGCGGAAAACAATCTGGGAGAAACCTTCCACCGTGAGATCGACGTGAAAGTTACCCACGCCATTGCTCCCATTGTCAGCGAGGCGGTGCAGGCTGCTCTTGCGACAGGCTTTACGCTCACGCTGAACACAGGCGATCCTGCGATGACGGTGAATCTGGCCAATGTGATGATTCCGAATCCGGCAGATGCGACCATGCCCCTGGTGCTCGGCCCCGTCTTTATGAATCCGTACCCGGATCACGGTACGCTTCCCGGCGGGTTGCTGTACGTACTGGGAGTGGAGGCCGATTTCAAATCGCCTGCAAGCACCGCGAACAACGTGATCACGTCGGCCATGATCGTCAATCTCGATCCGCAGGCCGCCATGCTGAAGGTCACGCCGCTCGGCGCAAATTCGGCTGTGGTTACGCTTACGGCGACGAACCGTGCAAACAAATCGGCTTCGGTCACCATACCGGTGATGGTTGTTTCGGGCGTGAGCGCGGAAGACGCGGAGCTTCCGACGGAAGTCGAGCTTTCGCAGAACTATCCGAACCCGTTCAATCCGCAGACGACCATCGACTACGCGCTGCCGCAGGCAGGCGACGTGAGCCTTGTCGTGTACGATATGCTGGGGCGCGAAGTGGATGTGCTCATGGACGGTCCGCAGGCCGCTGGCCGGCACACGGTGCGCTTCGGCGCGAACCACCTGCCGAACGGCACCTACGTGTACCGCCTGATCGCTGGCGACAAGACGATTACGCGCACAATGGTTCTTGTCAAATAAGCGACAAGAGAGAGTTAACCCCTCTCGGCTTATGCTCAGCAAGGCCCCCGTTGCCGAAAGGCGGCGGGGGCCTTGTGTGTTTGTGGCGGGTATTTTATAGGATGGAAGCCAGAGCGGGGCTTTTTGAAATTATTGAGAACAAGGCTTTGGCATGGTGGTACATTCGTCACTATTACCTGAACGTACGCCATGGCATTCTTTTTCCGGAAATTCAATGCAATCGACCGCGCACGCGCCGGGGCGCAGGCCCGGAACGGCTTGCGGTTTTCCGCGAGCGGCGGCGCATTCGCCGGGCGCTTTGCGGTTTGTCTGTTGCTTGCGGGCTTCCTGAGTGTGGGGTCCGCGACGGCGGAGGTTGCGCTAACGGATGTGACGGGGGGCGGCGTGGGTCATTCCGGAGTTCCCGCGGCGGTCGCAGCCAGGACCGTGCCGGTGCCGGATACCCCCATTGGGGACAAGAAAGTAATAGCGGACTCAACAGCCATCACGTTCGACCTGGAAGATCTGAACGGCGATGCGATTGGCAATCCGAAAGCTTTTTCGGACCTCACCAGCGGGGGGCTGACGTATACGCTGGAGCAGGAGGACGAGATCGCAACGATAACGGTGGACGGAAGTATCGTGACGATTACCCCGATCTGGCGGGAGGACACCGAGACCACCCGCGTTAAGGTCACGGCTACGAACACCCGTGACCAGACCAGTGTCCCCGTGTACTTCGACCTGACGGTCGAGACAGCCAGGAAGCCGATCGTGAATGCGGATCCCGTTGTGCATGGCATTCTGGCCTCCGGCTTCCGGCTGAGGACGGGCACCCCTTCACTGGTAATACATCTGCGGAATCTCACGGGCGAAAAGGAAGAAGGGGACTATATACCGCTCTTCATCGATCCGAACGTTGCCGATAACGATCCGATTCCGGGCGGGTTGTTGTTCAGTATGGGCGTAGAGGATGTGGTAGCCGATCATCGCTATGATCGCCTGAGCATGGAAAACGATGTGTACACGTCGGCCATGCGCCTCGTGCTGGATCCTGTCGCGGGTACGCTGACGGTTACGCCTGTCGGCGCCAACTCGGCGACCGTGACGGTCTCGGCGATAGACCGTGAGGGCTACAAGGCTTCGGTGACGACGACCATCACGGTGGTGTCTTGCGATGGCGTGGATATGAGTGATCCATGCGAAGGTGTTACCACGGGTACGGAGGGCGCGGAGCTTCCGACGGAAGTCGCGCTTTCGCAGAACTATCCGAACCCGTTCAATCCGCAGACGACCATCGACTACGCGCTGCCGCAGGCAGGCGACGTGAGCCTTGTCGTGTACGATATGCTGGGGCGCGAAGTGGATGTGCTCATGGACGGTCCGCAGGCCGCTGGCCGGCACACGGTGCGCTTCGGCGCGAACCACCTGCCGAACGGCACCTACGTGTACCGCCTGATCGCTGGCGACAAGACGATTACGCGCACAATGGTTCTGGCCAAATAAGCCAAGGGGGAGAATGCCTCTCGGCTTATACTCGCAAGGCCCCTGTTGCCGAAAGGCAGCGGAGGCCTTGTGTGTTTGTGGCGGCGGTGAAATACGCGATCCCGATCAGTTAAGTTGTAATGCAGGTTCGTCGGAAATGACCAGACTGCGCCCGACCATACGCAACGCTCGTTCGACTTGTCCGATATGGGAACGGTGATCGAGATTAAGCAACTTTCGGATAGCGCCTTCGCTCAGTCCCATGCGGCGGGCAAGTTCGGTTTTTGTGATACGCTGTGCCCGCATCGCCGAGTAAAGAGCCAGTTTGGCGGCGACAATGGACCGAACGGCAATACGCCTCTGACCAGCGATAACAGGACTGGGCGAAGGGATATCTTCGCGGCATTGAATGTATGCGCCCAATGCAGCTACGAGGGCATCCTCCGCCATGGCCAGTGCCTCGGCGTGGTCGCCGCCGCTGGTAAGCGCCTCGGACACATCCGGGAAGGAGACCGAGAACCCGCCATTTGCTTCGGGGGTCAATACACACGGGTATGCATACTGCATCAGAAATCCTCCTTTGGAATATCGAGTTGCTTCAGCATGTTGCGAAACGTGCCCGTCGCCAATTCACCTCGCTTGACCGTCGTGCGATGATCGCCAACGTACAGGATTCCATGGCTTCCCTTTCCTTGCCTCGGGTCATAGTGATACGCTTTGCCATGTCGTTTAGCATAGCGTCTGGCTCGCCTGAGAAATTCAGCACCCGTCAAATTCGCACCTTTATGTACGATTGTCAA
The sequence above is drawn from the Bacteroidetes bacterium SB0662_bin_6 genome and encodes:
- a CDS encoding type II toxin-antitoxin system HicB family antitoxin; its protein translation is MQYAYPCVLTPEANGGFSVSFPDVSEALTSGGDHAEALAMAEDALVAALGAYIQCREDIPSPSPVIAGQRRIAVRSIVAAKLALYSAMRAQRITKTELARRMGLSEGAIRKLLNLDHRSHIGQVERALRMVGRSLVISDEPALQLN
- a CDS encoding T9SS type A sorting domain-containing protein, giving the protein MAFFFRKFNAIDRARAGAQARNGLRFSASGGAFAGRFAVCLLLAGFLSVGSATAEVALTDVTGGGVGHSGVPAAVAARTVPVPDTPIGDKKVIADSTAITFDLEDLNGDAIGNPKAFSDLTSGGLTYTLEQEDEIATITVDGSIVTITPIWREDTETTRVKVTATNTRDQTSVPVYFDLTVETARKPIVNADPVVHGILASGFRLRTGTPSLVIHLRNLTGEKEEGDYIPLFIDPNVADNDPIPGGLLFSMGVEDVVADHRYDRLSMENDVYTSAMRLVLDPVAGTLTVTPVGANSATVTVSAIDREGYKASVTTTITVVSCDGVDMSDPCEGVTTGTEGAELPTEVALSQNYPNPFNPQTTIDYALPQAGDVSLVVYDMLGREVDVLMDGPQAAGRHTVRFGANHLPNGTYVYRLIAGDKTITRTMVLAK
- a CDS encoding T9SS type A sorting domain-containing protein is translated as MTFLLQKFNAINRTRTETRARSGLRSPASGIAFTGRLVVVCLLLAGFLGVGSAVAQTAQQQPIILRVGGGSATLSLTSEGASSATGVHHYVLNDGDGVTPSSHTNFVAGTHAHVVVNSDNLTVTPLSAGKVKLALAPNPDQDLTTGADGTNNGTPIEFEIMSSGSPYLMGTSDDNDATGYNEEVTAPHVHSTVMLTVRDKPSMQIKDIDDLFNDPNDITLAYSVKADPVKKAKNWKAVEADGASPSSDMIDVAVVTATLSGTTLTIALTGDARADDATKVWLIATDSRGEYARLQIDLGAVEAAQNYYVNDNKEDDKIYRENDTSTTADLSEINLANGFSMGENTQAVYYSVVAKADNSAYVTDANDASYTIVAPALVASVTQTGDDPDAPGPTATFDITDIRSTGKVEVTVSATNQYKCADGFDGTPVSFVADACTQDKNDDGDTNDEGESIASEPDYSMGASYSFTITVITKTTPKPTDNDIEEVELVADGDPEMVNLADLDADKADAQAAFEDATEGGLTYTVELDKPIAMASVDGSVITFAPVWHGEKDAKTAKATVTAENNLGETFHREIDVKVTHAIAPIVSEAVQAALATGFTLTLNTGDPAMTVNLANVMIPNPADATMPLVLGPVFMNPYPDHGTLPGGLLYVLGVEADFKSPASTANNVITSAMIVNLDPQAAMLKVTPLGANSAVVTLTATNRANKSASVTIPVMVVSGVSAEDAELPTEVELSQNYPNPFNPQTTIDYALPQAGDVSLVVYDMLGREVDVLMDGPQAAGRHTVRFGANHLPNGTYVYRLIAGDKTITRTMVLVK
- a CDS encoding type II toxin-antitoxin system HicA family toxin — its product is MTGAEFLRRARRYAKRHGKAYHYDPRQGKGSHGILYVGDHRTTVKRGELATGTFRNMLKQLDIPKEDF